A single Chloracidobacterium sp. DNA region contains:
- a CDS encoding efflux RND transporter permease subunit codes for MINRIIEWSLKNRVLVLALFLGAGVWGYWALIHTPIDAIPDLSDNQVIVFTDWAGRSPQEVEDQVTYPLVTSLQGMPGVRVVRASSAFSFSMINVIFEDNVELYWARTRVLERLNLVAKQLPDGVVPTLGPDATGVGQVFWYTLESDTVGLRDLRTVQDWFVRYQLNSVPGVAEVASVGGYVQQYQVDVDPNKLRGLNIPISTVIEAVQRSNNNVGGNVVEQAGQWTVVRGIGLIESTADVENVVIGSANGTPIYVKNVAEVKIGDAFRTGALDKDGKEAVGGVVIARYGVNTLDVIDGIKKKLEELKVGLPKDVRIVPFYDRTGLIKRATGTLETALIEELILVTLAHILFLAHFRSILIVTIPLPLSVLLSFLFMHFMGISSNLMSLSGIAIAIGVLVDAGIVVTENAFRFLEKNKVDPKDRKAVWDTVLESTKLVGRPVFFSMAIIILAFIPVFALEGQEGKLFHPLAFTKTFAMVGATIIAVSLVPVLCTFLLGGKFHSEQSNPVMRFLHAIYKPSLLFALKHRLLTVATAFVLFLGAVLMATSIGNEFMPQLNEGDLMYMPVTDPAISIDEALKIMSKQDRILKTIPEVELAVGKAGRAESSTDPAPVNMNETIIHLKPQSEWRPGLTREKLISEMDHALRMPGVTNIWTQPIINRIEMLSTGIRSEVGIKIFGNDLNKLEDLSRKVADVARTVPGGADVYPEQIGGAPYIDIKIDRQAAARYGVDVMTIQQVIETGIGETNLAVTIEGRRRFPVRVRYAPEFRKDGDAIGRIPVITSNGNAIPLNQLASVQTVLGPNMISSENGLLRGTVLLNVRGRDVGSFVDEAKKAISDQVQLPEGYYINWSGQYENQQRARSRLLLVVPMVLIVIFGLLYLTYNSVIEAAHVLMAVPFALTGGVYLLWALDYNFSVAVWVGFIALFGTAVQTGVVMVIYLNESVEAKQRELGKLTKADLMQAVIEGALLRLRPKVMTVSTVVAGLLPIMWSTSAGAEVMKPLATPVLGGMVSSLLHVLVVTPVIFYWIHERKLKKEHEEL; via the coding sequence ATGATCAACCGCATCATCGAATGGTCTTTGAAAAACCGCGTGCTCGTGCTCGCGTTGTTTCTGGGCGCAGGCGTTTGGGGGTATTGGGCACTGATCCATACCCCGATCGACGCGATCCCCGACCTTTCGGACAACCAGGTCATCGTATTTACCGACTGGGCGGGACGCTCGCCGCAGGAGGTCGAAGATCAGGTGACGTATCCGCTGGTCACAAGCCTGCAGGGAATGCCGGGCGTGCGGGTCGTGCGGGCGAGTTCGGCGTTTAGCTTTTCGATGATCAACGTCATTTTTGAGGACAACGTCGAACTCTACTGGGCCCGGACCCGCGTGCTCGAGCGGCTTAATCTGGTCGCCAAGCAACTTCCGGATGGTGTCGTGCCGACACTCGGGCCGGACGCGACCGGCGTCGGGCAGGTTTTCTGGTACACGCTCGAGAGTGACACGGTCGGCCTGCGTGACCTGCGGACCGTGCAGGATTGGTTTGTGCGATATCAGCTCAATTCGGTGCCCGGCGTCGCGGAGGTCGCGTCCGTCGGCGGCTATGTACAGCAATATCAGGTCGATGTGGACCCAAATAAACTGCGCGGGCTCAACATACCGATCTCGACCGTGATCGAGGCCGTTCAGCGATCTAATAACAACGTCGGCGGCAACGTCGTAGAGCAAGCGGGGCAATGGACCGTCGTTCGCGGGATCGGTCTGATCGAATCCACCGCCGATGTCGAAAACGTCGTTATCGGCTCGGCAAACGGCACGCCGATCTATGTCAAAAATGTCGCGGAGGTCAAGATCGGCGACGCATTTCGCACGGGTGCCCTCGATAAGGACGGCAAGGAGGCGGTCGGCGGTGTCGTGATCGCCCGCTATGGCGTAAATACGCTCGACGTGATCGACGGCATCAAGAAAAAGCTCGAGGAACTCAAGGTCGGTCTGCCGAAAGACGTCAGGATCGTACCGTTTTATGACCGAACAGGCCTCATCAAGCGGGCGACCGGTACGCTTGAGACCGCCCTGATCGAGGAACTGATACTTGTCACGCTGGCACATATCCTGTTTCTCGCCCATTTTCGCTCGATCCTGATCGTGACGATCCCGCTGCCGCTATCGGTGCTTTTGTCGTTCCTGTTTATGCATTTTATGGGCATCAGTTCTAATCTGATGTCGCTCTCGGGGATCGCGATCGCGATCGGCGTGCTGGTCGATGCCGGCATTGTCGTGACCGAAAACGCGTTTCGGTTCCTGGAGAAGAACAAGGTCGACCCGAAGGATCGAAAAGCCGTTTGGGACACCGTGCTTGAGTCGACAAAGCTGGTCGGGCGGCCCGTTTTCTTTTCGATGGCGATCATCATTTTGGCGTTCATACCGGTCTTTGCACTCGAGGGGCAAGAGGGCAAGCTGTTTCATCCGCTGGCGTTTACCAAGACATTTGCGATGGTCGGAGCGACGATAATCGCGGTTTCGCTCGTGCCCGTGCTCTGCACATTTCTGCTCGGCGGCAAATTTCACTCGGAGCAATCCAATCCGGTGATGCGGTTTCTGCACGCGATCTACAAGCCGTCGCTGCTTTTCGCGCTAAAGCACCGCTTATTGACCGTGGCGACCGCGTTTGTACTTTTTCTGGGTGCGGTCCTGATGGCGACGAGCATCGGCAATGAATTTATGCCGCAGCTCAATGAGGGCGATCTGATGTATATGCCGGTGACCGATCCGGCGATCTCGATCGACGAAGCTCTCAAAATTATGAGCAAACAGGATCGGATCCTGAAAACGATACCCGAGGTTGAACTGGCAGTCGGCAAAGCAGGCCGAGCCGAAAGCTCGACCGATCCGGCACCGGTCAATATGAATGAGACGATCATTCACCTCAAACCGCAGTCAGAGTGGCGGCCCGGCCTGACCCGCGAAAAGTTGATCTCGGAGATGGATCATGCACTGAGAATGCCGGGCGTGACCAATATCTGGACACAGCCGATCATCAACCGCATCGAGATGCTATCGACCGGCATCAGATCCGAGGTCGGCATTAAAATATTTGGCAATGACCTCAACAAACTCGAAGACCTTTCGCGAAAGGTCGCCGATGTCGCTCGGACCGTGCCCGGCGGTGCCGACGTCTATCCCGAACAGATCGGCGGAGCACCGTATATCGACATCAAGATCGACCGCCAGGCCGCCGCTCGCTACGGCGTCGACGTGATGACGATCCAGCAAGTCATCGAGACCGGCATCGGCGAGACGAACCTCGCTGTCACCATCGAGGGGCGAAGGCGATTTCCGGTGCGTGTGCGGTATGCTCCGGAGTTTCGCAAGGATGGTGATGCGATCGGCCGGATCCCGGTCATCACCTCGAACGGCAACGCCATCCCGCTCAACCAACTCGCCAGCGTACAGACCGTGTTGGGCCCGAATATGATCTCAAGCGAGAACGGACTTTTGCGCGGCACGGTGCTGCTCAATGTTCGGGGCCGAGACGTCGGCAGTTTTGTGGATGAAGCTAAAAAGGCCATCTCGGATCAGGTGCAGTTGCCCGAAGGGTACTACATCAACTGGAGCGGCCAATACGAGAATCAACAGCGTGCTCGTTCGCGGTTGTTGTTGGTCGTGCCGATGGTGCTGATCGTGATATTTGGGCTGCTGTATCTGACGTACAATTCGGTGATCGAGGCCGCGCACGTGCTGATGGCGGTACCGTTTGCATTGACGGGCGGCGTTTACCTCTTGTGGGCACTCGATTACAACTTTTCGGTCGCGGTCTGGGTCGGCTTTATCGCACTTTTTGGCACGGCGGTGCAAACGGGCGTTGTGATGGTCATCTATCTCAATGAGTCGGTCGAGGCCAAGCAAAGGGAACTCGGCAAACTGACAAAGGCTGATCTGATGCAGGCGGTGATCGAGGGAGCACTGCTGAGGCTTCGGCCGAAAGTGATGACGGTTTCGACGGTCGTTGCCGGTCTGCTGCCGATAATGTGGAGCACGAGTGCCGGTGCGGAAGTGATGAAGCCGCTTGCGACGCCTGTCTTGGGCGGAATGGTGTCGAGCCTCCTGCACGTGTTGGTCGTGACACCGGTCATCTTTTATTGGATCCACGAAAGAAAATTGAAAAAGGAACACGAGGAGTTATGA
- the feoB gene encoding ferrous iron transport protein B: protein MNQSVHTSTLTIALAGNPNAGKTTLFNALTGLKQKIANYPGVTVERKEGPWSVGGAAANLIDLPGLYSLDATSLDEQIAREIITGELPSVPKPDVIVAVVDATNLERNLYLVTQLFEFGVPVVVALTMIDVFEKQQHEIDVEMLSALLKVPVVSVNAKSHRGIDELAEKVASVIGTVPDVPYEITANTDEDGSHGKIFARYNFISNAVQESTWHSDQKSHRVSDKIDRVLTHRFFGLIILVAILLVVFQTIFSWASLPMDLLEKGFGAFGDFVRAEMPPGILADLVADGIVAGVGGVVVFLPQILLLFLFISLLEDSGYMSRAAFLLDKLMSRVGLHGKAFLPLISSFACAIPGIMATRTIESRRDRFATIMIAPFMSCSARLPVYTLMIGAFFGGQYVFGFVSIGALLMLIMYSIGIIAAIATGFVLKRTLLKAPPPPFLMELPPYRLPNLRTVFQNMVTRAWLFLKRAGTVILAISIILWALMYFPRNGPAPIPTGGNVSVKVQTDSTGGEVAADTPLSESEQLKHSYAGKLGHAIEPVIAPLGFDWKIGVALIASFAAREVLVSTLSIIYNVGKDENEESETLISAVRDAKTDDGRPTWTPLTALTLMVFFVLAMQCMSTLAVVRRETNSWIWPIFMLVYMTGFAYIAALLTYQGGRLLGFG, encoded by the coding sequence ATGAACCAATCTGTTCACACATCCACATTAACGATCGCACTCGCCGGCAATCCGAATGCCGGTAAGACGACGCTGTTTAACGCTCTCACCGGCCTGAAGCAGAAGATCGCGAATTATCCCGGCGTAACGGTTGAGCGCAAAGAGGGGCCGTGGAGCGTGGGTGGTGCGGCGGCGAATCTGATCGATCTGCCGGGGCTTTACAGCCTGGATGCGACCTCGCTGGATGAGCAGATCGCGCGTGAGATAATCACCGGCGAATTGCCTTCGGTGCCAAAACCGGACGTGATCGTAGCGGTTGTTGACGCGACGAATCTCGAGCGCAATCTCTATCTCGTCACGCAGCTTTTTGAGTTTGGAGTGCCGGTGGTTGTGGCACTGACGATGATCGACGTTTTTGAAAAGCAGCAGCACGAGATCGACGTTGAGATGTTATCGGCGTTATTGAAGGTGCCGGTCGTATCGGTAAACGCCAAGAGCCATCGCGGCATCGACGAACTTGCTGAGAAGGTTGCCTCGGTGATCGGAACGGTGCCGGACGTGCCGTACGAGATCACGGCCAACACCGATGAAGACGGTTCGCACGGCAAGATCTTTGCCCGGTACAATTTCATTTCCAACGCCGTGCAAGAGTCCACGTGGCACAGCGATCAGAAGAGCCATCGCGTCTCTGACAAGATCGACCGTGTCCTGACGCACCGCTTTTTCGGATTGATAATTCTGGTAGCGATCTTGCTGGTCGTTTTTCAGACGATATTTTCGTGGGCGAGTTTGCCTATGGATCTACTCGAAAAGGGATTCGGGGCGTTCGGCGACTTTGTTCGGGCGGAGATGCCGCCGGGAATTTTGGCGGATCTGGTGGCGGACGGCATCGTTGCGGGCGTCGGCGGCGTTGTGGTATTTTTGCCGCAGATTTTACTGCTATTTCTGTTTATATCGTTGCTTGAGGACAGCGGTTATATGTCGCGGGCGGCGTTTTTGCTAGACAAACTAATGTCGCGTGTCGGGCTTCACGGCAAGGCATTTCTGCCTTTGATCAGCAGTTTTGCGTGTGCGATACCGGGCATAATGGCGACGCGTACGATCGAGAGTCGGCGTGATCGATTTGCGACGATAATGATCGCTCCGTTTATGAGCTGTTCGGCTCGCTTGCCGGTGTACACGCTGATGATCGGTGCGTTTTTCGGCGGCCAATATGTTTTTGGGTTTGTATCGATCGGCGCTTTGCTGATGTTGATAATGTATTCGATCGGCATCATCGCGGCGATCGCAACGGGATTCGTCCTAAAGCGCACGCTCCTAAAGGCACCGCCACCGCCGTTCCTTATGGAACTGCCGCCGTATCGTCTGCCCAATCTGCGGACGGTGTTTCAGAATATGGTGACGCGGGCGTGGTTGTTTCTCAAGCGTGCGGGTACGGTGATCCTGGCGATTTCGATCATACTTTGGGCACTGATGTATTTTCCGCGAAACGGCCCGGCTCCGATCCCCACAGGCGGAAACGTGAGTGTGAAAGTGCAAACTGATTCGACCGGCGGGGAAGTCGCCGCCGACACGCCGCTATCGGAGTCTGAACAGTTAAAGCACAGTTACGCCGGAAAGCTCGGTCACGCGATCGAACCGGTGATTGCTCCGCTTGGGTTTGACTGGAAGATCGGCGTTGCGCTGATCGCGAGTTTTGCGGCCCGCGAAGTGCTGGTCTCGACGCTCTCGATCATATACAACGTCGGCAAGGACGAAAACGAAGAGTCCGAGACGCTGATCTCGGCCGTACGCGACGCCAAGACCGACGACGGACGCCCGACGTGGACGCCACTGACCGCGTTGACGCTGATGGTTTTCTTTGTATTGGCGATGCAGTGTATGTCCACGCTGGCAGTGGTGCGCCGTGAGACTAACTCGTGGATATGGCCGATATTTATGCTGGTCTATATGACTGGCTTCGCCTACATCGCGGCCTTGCTGACCTATCAGGGCGGCAGATTGCTTGGCTTTGGATAG
- a CDS encoding Fic family protein, whose protein sequence is MPQFTITAQLLSLSEKVAQLRERIQSAAVELSWIPALQKDTRVRNVHASTAIEGNPLTLEQVRALEEGRTLTAPGDRSQREVLNYFAGLRYVELSARKKRIHHEHLFTLHRILADGVMDQGEAGRYRSIFVRVGDHIPPPPEDVSGLMMELLDWWNKESTEISPVISSAILHHRFESIHPFADGNGRTGRALALWELYRRGFDTHHIFSVDEFYWEDRPAYYAALSKVHRSGDDLTGWLEYSATGLVKTLERVWIRVQAVKGEPGKKLVLRPRQEQLLRLLADHGSMSPAEIWEALGVSRQGAMDLLRPLIEAGMVEKTGGKKTGRYSLRK, encoded by the coding sequence GTGCCACAGTTCACGATTACCGCACAGCTTCTCTCTCTGAGCGAGAAGGTGGCTCAGCTTCGCGAACGCATTCAGTCGGCTGCGGTCGAACTGTCGTGGATACCGGCACTTCAAAAGGATACGCGTGTCCGTAATGTGCACGCGTCAACGGCCATTGAGGGCAATCCGCTGACGCTCGAACAGGTCAGAGCGCTGGAAGAGGGCCGCACGTTGACAGCACCGGGCGACCGCTCACAGCGTGAGGTGCTCAATTATTTCGCCGGCCTGCGTTATGTGGAGCTGAGTGCACGGAAAAAACGCATTCATCACGAGCACCTTTTTACCCTGCACCGAATACTTGCCGACGGTGTTATGGACCAGGGCGAAGCCGGACGGTACCGCAGTATCTTTGTTCGGGTCGGCGATCACATCCCTCCGCCGCCTGAGGATGTTTCGGGCCTGATGATGGAGCTTCTGGATTGGTGGAATAAGGAATCGACCGAAATATCGCCGGTGATAAGCTCCGCCATTCTGCATCACCGGTTCGAGTCGATCCATCCTTTTGCGGACGGCAACGGGCGGACGGGACGTGCTCTGGCCCTGTGGGAACTGTATCGGCGAGGGTTTGATACACACCATATCTTTTCGGTGGACGAATTCTACTGGGAAGATCGTCCGGCATATTACGCCGCTCTATCGAAGGTTCACAGGTCCGGCGACGATCTGACCGGATGGCTCGAATACTCGGCAACGGGCCTGGTGAAAACGCTTGAGCGGGTTTGGATCCGGGTTCAGGCCGTCAAAGGCGAACCCGGCAAAAAGCTCGTCCTGCGTCCCCGGCAGGAACAGCTTCTGCGTTTGCTGGCGGATCACGGTAGTATGTCACCAGCCGAGATCTGGGAAGCACTCGGAGTCTCGCGCCAGGGGGCGATGGACCTGCTACGGCCTTTGATAGAAGCCGGGATGGTCGAAAAAACAGGCGGCAAAAAGACCGGACGTTATAGCCTGCGAAAGTAA
- a CDS encoding ferrous iron transport protein A: MSLTDLPIGKDARVTAVVGNSGITRRLMEMGVVPGVEVRVIKTAPFGDPIEVRLRGYSLAMRRTEADAIEVII, from the coding sequence ATGTCATTGACCGATCTCCCGATCGGTAAAGACGCTCGCGTAACCGCGGTTGTTGGTAATTCCGGCATCACGCGCCGCTTGATGGAAATGGGTGTCGTTCCGGGCGTTGAGGTTAGGGTGATCAAGACGGCCCCATTTGGCGATCCGATCGAAGTTCGATTGCGTGGATACAGTCTCGCAATGCGTCGAACGGAGGCGGATGCGATCGAGGTCATCATTTGA
- a CDS encoding TolC family protein, whose translation MSNSNHRWIRLLMVLLVIAVGAECAWTQASPPASRPVVTATRYLDQANGMTADEAVRAALDSNGDLAALRNERDAARALIRQARLRANPSVDISGTRQIKGMDNSLMVEGMLPLELGGRRSARVKVAERELEIREKAVEERERMLAADVRIKFGESLAAAFKLGLADEILATAIEGLQLVHARVAEGKTAPLAENMTLVEVNRLRSTRETEAGRAEISLLELRNLLGLKPEEPLRIRGDFNNMIDALPPIADVTAVALLTRPDLAAMRSIEELSTAKIELAKADGRIDASLKTGYQRMRSGFPLNGFTNAGDLMPIEDLMHFFTFGVTLELPVRNRNQGMIEAAAADREAARNRREFGELVIRREIAVGYARFESTAKAMAIFRAGVREQANANLDVIRQTYELGSRDLVAYLVEQRRYIEIENEFIDLQMATYLARVEILRAANSAELIKK comes from the coding sequence ATGTCCAACTCGAATCACAGATGGATCCGTTTGCTGATGGTATTGCTGGTCATTGCCGTCGGGGCGGAGTGCGCGTGGACACAGGCTTCGCCGCCTGCCTCACGTCCGGTGGTCACCGCCACAAGGTATCTCGATCAGGCAAATGGAATGACGGCGGATGAGGCAGTTCGGGCGGCACTCGACAGCAACGGCGACCTTGCCGCACTTCGAAACGAGCGGGACGCCGCGAGAGCGTTGATCAGACAAGCCCGACTGCGTGCCAATCCGAGCGTTGATATCAGCGGTACTCGTCAGATCAAGGGAATGGATAACAGCCTGATGGTCGAGGGTATGCTGCCGCTTGAGCTTGGCGGTCGACGGTCCGCACGAGTAAAGGTCGCCGAGCGTGAACTCGAGATCCGCGAAAAGGCCGTCGAGGAACGCGAACGTATGCTGGCGGCGGACGTCAGGATAAAATTTGGCGAGTCGCTTGCGGCGGCGTTCAAACTGGGCCTTGCGGACGAGATACTGGCGACCGCCATCGAAGGGCTACAACTCGTACACGCACGCGTCGCCGAGGGCAAGACCGCTCCTCTCGCAGAAAATATGACGTTGGTCGAGGTCAATCGACTGCGTTCGACACGCGAAACGGAAGCGGGTCGAGCCGAAATATCTCTGCTCGAACTCCGTAATCTACTTGGACTCAAGCCGGAAGAGCCGCTTCGGATCCGCGGTGATTTTAACAATATGATCGACGCATTGCCGCCGATCGCGGATGTGACCGCAGTGGCTCTGCTGACGCGACCTGACCTTGCGGCAATGCGTTCGATCGAGGAACTTTCGACTGCAAAGATCGAGCTCGCCAAGGCGGACGGACGAATCGACGCTAGCCTTAAGACCGGCTATCAGCGAATGCGGTCGGGCTTTCCGCTGAACGGATTCACGAACGCGGGCGATCTGATGCCGATCGAAGATCTGATGCATTTTTTCACCTTTGGCGTCACGCTCGAACTGCCAGTACGAAACCGCAATCAAGGCATGATCGAGGCCGCCGCCGCCGACCGTGAGGCCGCTCGAAATCGGCGTGAGTTTGGCGAACTGGTTATCCGGCGCGAGATCGCGGTGGGATATGCAAGATTTGAAAGCACAGCGAAGGCAATGGCGATATTTCGAGCGGGCGTACGCGAGCAGGCGAATGCAAACCTCGATGTTATACGGCAAACGTACGAACTCGGGTCACGTGATCTGGTCGCTTATCTCGTAGAGCAGCGACGCTACATCGAGATCGAGAATGAATTCATCGATCTGCAAATGGCGACATATCTGGCCCGCGTTGAGATATTGCGGGCGGCAAATTCGGCAGAACTGATAAAAAAATGA
- a CDS encoding FixH family protein has protein sequence MKRTIIFTAMLILAAFAAACGSGAKPTAENPVKGQVIKSGPIGTGMTVTLSSESGKLKNGQQDLNMAFTDADGKAVDVGAASLNFHMPEMGSMAAMNEAATLTTTGTPGVYSGKVRISMLGDWQAQIAFEGPAGKGKTMIPLVAE, from the coding sequence ATGAAGAGAACAATTATATTTACGGCGATGCTTATCCTGGCGGCATTCGCAGCGGCGTGTGGCTCGGGTGCAAAACCGACTGCGGAAAACCCCGTCAAGGGCCAGGTGATCAAGAGCGGGCCGATCGGCACGGGGATGACGGTGACGCTGTCGAGCGAGAGCGGCAAGCTTAAGAACGGCCAGCAAGACCTCAATATGGCGTTTACCGACGCGGACGGCAAGGCGGTGGATGTCGGGGCCGCGTCATTGAACTTTCATATGCCGGAGATGGGCTCGATGGCCGCGATGAACGAGGCGGCGACGCTCACGACAACCGGCACGCCGGGCGTTTACAGCGGCAAGGTCCGGATCAGTATGCTCGGCGACTGGCAGGCTCAGATCGCTTTTGAAGGGCCGGCCGGAAAGGGCAAGACGATGATCCCACTCGTGGCCGAATAG
- a CDS encoding cupredoxin domain-containing protein, translating to MKNIYLRSALVVFSLAVLASAANAQSKIRPRSQSARIEITETGYSPASVPLRRGVPARLTFIRLTEKTCGTEIVIPDHGINQPLPLNQAVVVRFRPKRTGTIGFTCGMNMMRGKLIVR from the coding sequence ATGAAAAATATCTATTTGAGATCAGCGTTGGTGGTGTTTAGCCTGGCGGTGCTTGCGTCGGCGGCGAATGCCCAGTCGAAAATTAGACCGCGGTCACAGTCGGCACGTATCGAAATCACCGAAACGGGCTATTCGCCGGCAAGCGTGCCACTTCGCCGCGGTGTGCCGGCACGATTGACGTTTATAAGGCTAACCGAAAAGACCTGCGGCACCGAAATCGTGATTCCGGACCACGGCATCAATCAACCGCTGCCTTTGAATCAGGCGGTCGTTGTCCGATTTAGGCCAAAGCGGACCGGAACGATCGGGTTTACGTGCGGGATGAATATGATGCGGGGCAAATTGATCGTGCGGTAA
- a CDS encoding four helix bundle protein — translation MKKNEKPEQLIPPHGGYRKLKSFQVAQLAYDVTVRFCDRYIDKRSRTHDQMVQAARSGVQNIAEGSQASGTSKKFELKLTSVARASLEELKLDYEDFLRQRRLPEWPRDDIRRAMLIDSRPKTADDVAEWARKIKESGQSGLDGHSGQDRESIESTASTMSTFPEIASNGALALLAVACSLLDRQIATLEKGFVEEGGFTERLYRVRKAARGRGKS, via the coding sequence ATGAAAAAAAATGAAAAGCCTGAGCAACTGATACCGCCGCACGGTGGTTATCGGAAACTGAAGAGCTTTCAGGTGGCTCAGTTGGCGTATGACGTGACGGTCCGTTTTTGTGACAGGTACATTGACAAACGCAGCCGGACGCATGACCAGATGGTGCAGGCCGCCAGAAGCGGCGTCCAGAATATTGCCGAGGGCAGCCAGGCCAGCGGAACTTCGAAAAAATTTGAGCTAAAGCTAACGAGCGTCGCCCGGGCAAGCCTCGAAGAACTAAAACTCGACTACGAAGATTTTCTGCGGCAACGCCGCCTGCCAGAATGGCCCCGCGACGATATACGCCGGGCAATGCTGATCGACAGCAGGCCCAAAACGGCTGACGATGTGGCGGAATGGGCGAGGAAGATTAAAGAAAGTGGACAGAGTGGACTAGATGGACATAGTGGACAGGATCGGGAGTCCATTGAGTCCACAGCGTCCACAATGTCCACCTTTCCGGAGATCGCCTCTAATGGTGCTCTGGCACTGCTCGCGGTGGCGTGCAGCCTGCTCGACCGACAGATCGCGACGCTGGAAAAGGGCTTTGTTGAGGAGGGCGGTTTTACCGAGCGGCTTTACCGCGTCAGAAAGGCGGCAAGAGGAAGAGGTAAGAGTTAG
- a CDS encoding FeoB-associated Cys-rich membrane protein — protein sequence MSIQTIIVFAIIAAAAFYGAVTLWHKRRSFSTKSDCSHDCGCGETTHKPKS from the coding sequence ATGTCTATACAGACGATAATCGTTTTTGCCATCATAGCCGCAGCGGCCTTTTACGGCGCGGTTACGCTCTGGCACAAGCGTAGATCATTTTCCACCAAATCGGACTGTAGCCACGATTGTGGCTGCGGCGAAACGACACATAAACCGAAGTCCTAG